In the genome of Gammaproteobacteria bacterium CG11_big_fil_rev_8_21_14_0_20_46_22, one region contains:
- a CDS encoding 30S ribosomal protein S6, translating to MRHYEVVFLVHPDQSEQVPGMVERFTQTIEADGGKVHRQEDWGRRQLAYPIEKIHKAHYVMLNIECNPALVDELQSNFRFNDAVIRHVVLNRSEAVTEKSSILKQKEKEER from the coding sequence ATGCGCCATTATGAGGTGGTGTTTTTAGTGCACCCTGATCAAAGTGAGCAGGTTCCAGGTATGGTCGAGCGCTTCACGCAAACGATCGAAGCAGACGGCGGTAAAGTTCACCGTCAAGAAGATTGGGGCCGTCGTCAGTTGGCATACCCTATCGAAAAAATCCACAAAGCACACTACGTGATGTTAAACATCGAGTGCAACCCTGCCTTGGTGGATGAATTGCAATCAAATTTCCGCTTTAACGATGCGGTGATTCGCCACGTGGTGTTAAACCGCAGTGAAGCAGTCACTGAAAAATCCAGCATACTGAAGCAAAAAGAGAAGGAGGAGCGATAA